In the genome of Candidatus Equadaptatus faecalis, one region contains:
- the rpoC gene encoding DNA-directed RNA polymerase subunit beta': MTDAINREIVGVRIKLSSPERIRELSKGEVKKPETINYRTLRPEKEGLFCERIFGPTKSYECACGKYKRSGPKFRGVVCDRCGVEVTDNRVRRERMGHIELAAPVVHIWYLRGIPSRLSLLIGASTKDLEKVVYFAPSRRRERSYKVVSAGIFASLKGSLVSQSEERVHRHYDPQFKAEPAYRISKVDEFPLSEGDLLTKDKYDKYKKDFGEEFTAEPAFYLFKKGNEGGREAVTEETAKARKKEDKKLVSEPAMLGSQEAYIVTSATHLPFAKGDVLSESESKHLNEEYPKRFTTQEETMTIEDPCYLVIDPGKSAFQRASVVIEREERACRSYDKLFEAGIGAEGVLTLLKRIDVSVLSAQLREEIAESTGQKKRKLVKRLQVADDFLKSDSKPDWMILSVLPVIPPDLRPMVQLDGGRFATSDLNDLYRRVINRNNRLRRLQELHAPEIIVRNEKRMLQESVDALIDNGRRGKAVLGAGNRPLKSLTDLLRGKKGRFRQNLLGKRVDYSGRSVIVIGPYLKIYQCGVPKEMALELFKPFVMHKLVELQLAPNVKSARRFIDKGREEVWALLEDIIKDHPVMLNRAPTLHRLGIQAFEPVLVEGKALRLHPLVCTAFNADFDGDQMAIHVPLSLEAQTEARVLMLSSNNLLSPASGKPVVVPTQDMILGMFYITTILDGQKGEGMYFNELDDVLAALDHNLVNVHSKIFLKKLPEWHTDAVNEKGEPDPEGKWILTCPGRALFNTTLHRDIRFVNKRMNKKSMAKLLDDAYDQVGQAAMVRMLDQIKSLGYHWSTMSGISLGVGDIIIPSVKKEIVDDTMEKDNVLTDNYNMGILTEDEYLREKDILWSEAGGRISDQIMDGLDDTNSLRIMVDSGARGSRGQVAQMAGIRGLMADPSGRIIGYPITANFVEGLNTLQYFISTHGARKGLADTALRTAKSGYLTRRLVDVAQDLIITEEDCGTHEGIEIRPLRQQDGKIMIPMSERLAGRVSLEELRNPETGELLLERNEEITNEKAAYIDSLGIESVWVRSPLTCGCKNGICRTCYGRDLSTRDKVSIGESVGVVAAQSIGEPGTQLTLRTFHTGGVHTSEDITQGLPRIEQLFEVRRPKKVAILAEVDGVLSEIKVSEGKRKLIISVENEAGEEEKLAFNIPLSQNLSSGIVEGCEIVKGMQLTEGYIDPQQLLEVEGLEAVQHYLLDGIQDVYRSQGVTINDKHIETILRKVAPINRVRVVEEGDSSFVSGELVWKDILVEAVKKIAANNEISLDQSVEFLEKFEIKQIPAEYQEQAKGRKTPKLTRALLAEMLKPGGNAGEVLAADENGEVKIILGDAAFRRMIEGREIIQDFEDPKTGEILIKKGQKLTDKDLTTIVSCTPQPIQVRNIEFLNNAINSRWLAEDVKQGGKVVLKADSCIDETAVKVICNYGIEGIKLWKNNDRIEVKDVMHDYLIDLIGNPLTQAFDEDGEVVENRAQTIDGAIVHGLVDGKISGIETEGRIITREKVIKEALSSKLRSKVLLETVEGTEGTILAGTDITPDVLEKIAEIAPETLVVRSRQAMSEYRQIIARVAFVRRLREAPKWKPVVHGVTKAALATDSFLSAASFQQTAQVLASSAVRGDVDDLVGLKENVIIGLLIPSGTGIERYNKVEVTDVYSQEEETEETQAEEVSAEEIPAETAAEDSGAEE; the protein is encoded by the coding sequence ATGACAGACGCAATCAACCGTGAAATAGTCGGCGTACGCATTAAACTTTCTTCACCGGAAAGAATCAGGGAGCTTTCCAAGGGCGAAGTAAAAAAGCCTGAAACGATTAACTACAGAACGCTTCGTCCCGAAAAAGAAGGGCTGTTCTGCGAGCGTATTTTCGGCCCCACAAAGAGTTATGAATGTGCCTGCGGAAAATACAAACGCAGCGGTCCAAAATTCCGCGGAGTAGTGTGCGACAGATGCGGCGTTGAAGTTACCGATAACCGCGTGCGCCGCGAGCGCATGGGGCATATAGAGCTTGCCGCGCCGGTCGTTCACATTTGGTATCTGCGCGGTATTCCGAGCCGTCTCAGTCTTCTTATAGGCGCTTCCACTAAGGACCTTGAGAAGGTTGTGTATTTTGCTCCTTCGCGCCGCAGAGAACGCTCCTACAAAGTCGTAAGCGCGGGTATTTTTGCTTCGCTGAAAGGCTCGCTTGTCTCACAGTCGGAAGAAAGAGTGCACCGTCATTACGACCCGCAGTTCAAGGCGGAACCGGCATACAGAATCAGCAAGGTTGACGAGTTCCCGCTCAGCGAGGGTGATCTCCTTACCAAGGACAAATACGACAAGTACAAAAAAGATTTCGGCGAAGAATTTACGGCAGAACCGGCTTTTTACCTTTTCAAAAAAGGCAATGAAGGCGGACGCGAGGCCGTAACGGAAGAAACCGCCAAAGCACGCAAAAAAGAGGATAAAAAGCTTGTCAGCGAACCGGCAATGCTCGGCAGCCAGGAGGCGTACATCGTCACCTCAGCCACGCATCTCCCCTTCGCCAAGGGCGACGTGCTTTCAGAATCAGAATCAAAGCATCTGAACGAGGAATACCCGAAACGTTTTACGACGCAGGAAGAGACAATGACGATAGAAGATCCGTGCTATCTTGTCATTGACCCTGGCAAATCGGCGTTCCAGCGCGCTTCCGTGGTTATCGAACGCGAGGAAAGAGCGTGCAGAAGCTACGACAAGCTGTTTGAGGCAGGCATCGGGGCAGAGGGCGTGCTTACCCTGCTTAAGAGAATTGACGTCAGCGTGCTTTCAGCGCAGCTTCGCGAAGAAATTGCGGAGAGCACCGGACAGAAAAAACGCAAGCTCGTTAAACGCCTTCAGGTTGCCGACGATTTCCTGAAAAGCGACAGCAAACCGGATTGGATGATTCTTTCCGTTCTTCCTGTCATTCCGCCCGATCTCCGTCCCATGGTTCAGCTTGACGGCGGACGTTTCGCGACCTCTGACCTTAACGACCTCTACCGCAGGGTTATAAACAGAAACAACCGTCTGCGCAGACTTCAGGAGCTTCACGCGCCTGAAATCATAGTGCGCAATGAAAAGAGAATGCTTCAGGAATCCGTTGACGCTCTTATTGACAACGGACGCAGGGGCAAAGCGGTGCTCGGCGCCGGAAACCGTCCGCTTAAATCGCTTACCGACCTTCTGCGCGGCAAAAAAGGACGCTTCCGCCAGAACCTCCTCGGCAAACGCGTTGACTATTCGGGACGTTCCGTCATCGTTATAGGACCGTATCTCAAGATATACCAGTGCGGCGTTCCGAAGGAGATGGCGCTTGAACTCTTCAAGCCGTTTGTCATGCACAAGCTTGTTGAGCTTCAGCTTGCTCCGAACGTCAAATCTGCGCGCCGTTTCATAGACAAGGGCAGGGAAGAAGTCTGGGCGCTGCTTGAGGACATAATTAAGGATCACCCTGTTATGCTCAACCGTGCTCCGACGCTTCACAGACTCGGCATTCAGGCGTTTGAGCCGGTGCTTGTCGAAGGTAAGGCGCTCCGTCTGCATCCGCTTGTCTGCACGGCGTTCAACGCGGACTTTGACGGTGACCAGATGGCTATCCACGTTCCGCTTTCACTCGAAGCCCAGACGGAAGCAAGGGTTCTCATGCTCTCGTCAAACAACCTGCTCTCGCCGGCAAGCGGAAAGCCTGTTGTCGTTCCTACACAGGACATGATCCTCGGAATGTTCTACATTACGACGATACTTGACGGACAGAAGGGCGAAGGCATGTACTTCAACGAACTCGACGACGTGCTTGCCGCGCTTGACCATAACCTTGTCAACGTGCATTCGAAGATATTCCTTAAGAAGCTTCCCGAATGGCATACGGACGCCGTCAACGAAAAGGGCGAGCCTGATCCTGAAGGCAAGTGGATACTGACGTGCCCCGGCCGTGCCCTGTTCAATACGACGCTTCACAGAGACATACGTTTTGTCAACAAGCGCATGAACAAAAAGAGCATGGCAAAGCTTCTTGACGACGCTTACGATCAGGTGGGACAGGCGGCAATGGTCAGAATGCTTGACCAGATCAAGTCCCTCGGCTACCACTGGTCAACAATGTCAGGCATAAGCCTCGGCGTCGGGGACATCATCATTCCGTCGGTAAAGAAAGAAATTGTTGACGACACGATGGAAAAGGACAACGTTCTGACCGACAACTACAACATGGGTATTCTTACGGAAGACGAGTATCTCCGTGAAAAAGATATCCTCTGGTCAGAAGCCGGCGGAAGAATTTCAGACCAGATTATGGACGGGCTTGACGACACGAACTCGCTCCGCATAATGGTTGATTCCGGAGCCCGAGGCTCGCGCGGACAGGTTGCCCAGATGGCGGGTATCCGCGGTCTTATGGCAGACCCGTCAGGCAGAATCATAGGCTACCCGATTACCGCAAACTTTGTTGAAGGGCTTAACACGCTCCAGTACTTCATTTCAACGCACGGCGCCAGAAAAGGTCTTGCCGACACGGCTCTTCGTACGGCAAAATCAGGTTATCTGACGCGCCGCCTCGTTGACGTCGCGCAGGATCTCATCATTACCGAAGAAGACTGCGGAACGCACGAAGGCATAGAAATCCGCCCGCTCAGACAGCAGGACGGAAAGATAATGATTCCCATGTCGGAACGCCTTGCGGGACGTGTCAGCCTTGAAGAGCTGAGAAATCCCGAAACCGGCGAACTGCTGCTTGAAAGAAACGAAGAAATCACGAACGAAAAAGCGGCGTATATTGACAGTCTCGGCATTGAATCGGTATGGGTCAGAAGCCCGCTTACCTGCGGCTGCAAAAACGGAATCTGCCGTACGTGCTACGGAAGAGACCTCAGTACGCGCGACAAGGTTTCAATCGGCGAATCAGTCGGCGTCGTTGCCGCGCAGTCAATCGGCGAACCCGGTACGCAGCTTACGCTTCGTACCTTCCACACCGGCGGCGTTCATACTTCGGAAGACATCACGCAGGGTCTGCCGCGTATTGAACAGCTGTTTGAAGTCAGACGCCCGAAGAAAGTCGCGATTTTGGCGGAAGTTGACGGCGTCCTTTCTGAAATCAAAGTTTCGGAAGGCAAACGCAAGCTTATAATCTCGGTGGAAAACGAAGCCGGCGAAGAAGAAAAACTTGCGTTCAACATTCCTCTTTCGCAGAACCTCAGCAGCGGCATAGTTGAAGGCTGCGAGATCGTAAAGGGAATGCAGCTCACGGAAGGCTACATTGATCCGCAGCAGCTTCTTGAGGTTGAAGGTCTTGAAGCGGTGCAGCACTATCTGCTTGACGGAATTCAGGACGTCTACCGTTCGCAGGGCGTTACGATCAACGACAAGCACATTGAAACGATACTCCGCAAGGTTGCCCCGATTAACAGGGTACGCGTTGTTGAAGAAGGCGACAGCTCGTTTGTTTCGGGAGAACTTGTCTGGAAAGACATACTTGTTGAAGCTGTCAAGAAGATAGCCGCCAACAATGAAATTTCTCTTGACCAGTCTGTAGAGTTCCTTGAGAAATTTGAAATCAAACAGATCCCTGCGGAATACCAGGAGCAGGCAAAAGGCAGGAAAACTCCGAAACTGACCCGCGCCCTGCTTGCGGAAATGCTCAAACCGGGCGGCAATGCGGGCGAAGTGCTTGCTGCCGACGAAAACGGTGAAGTTAAAATTATACTTGGCGACGCGGCTTTCAGACGCATGATTGAAGGCAGGGAAATTATTCAGGACTTCGAAGACCCGAAAACGGGCGAAATCCTTATCAAAAAAGGACAGAAGCTTACGGACAAGGACCTTACGACCATAGTCTCATGCACGCCGCAGCCGATACAGGTGAGAAACATAGAGTTCCTGAACAATGCAATTAACTCGCGCTGGCTTGCGGAAGACGTAAAACAGGGCGGCAAGGTTGTTCTTAAGGCAGACAGCTGCATTGACGAAACAGCGGTCAAGGTAATATGCAACTACGGTATTGAGGGCATCAAGCTCTGGAAAAACAACGACCGTATTGAAGTAAAAGACGTAATGCACGACTACCTTATAGACCTGATCGGCAATCCGCTTACGCAGGCGTTTGACGAGGACGGGGAAGTTGTGGAAAACCGCGCCCAGACTATTGACGGTGCGATAGTGCACGGTCTTGTTGACGGGAAAATTTCCGGCATTGAAACGGAAGGCAGGATTATAACCCGCGAAAAGGTTATCAAAGAAGCCCTTTCGTCAAAGCTGAGAAGCAAAGTCCTGCTTGAAACAGTAGAGGGTACGGAAGGCACGATACTTGCCGGAACGGACATCACTCCTGACGTGCTTGAAAAAATTGCCGAAATTGCGCCAGAAACGCTTGTTGTCCGTTCAAGACAGGCAATGAGCGAATACAGACAGATCATCGCAAGAGTGGCATTCGTGCGCAGACTCAGGGAAGCGCCAAAATGGAAGCCGGTTGTTCACGGCGTTACCAAAGCAGCCTTGGCTACGGACAGCTTCCTCTCGGCAGCGTCCTTCCAGCAGACAGCACAGGTGCTTGCGTCGTCAGCGGTGCGCGGCGACGTTGACGACCTTGTCGGGCTCAAAGAGAACGTCATTATCGGCCTTCTCATTCCGTCAGGCACAGGAATTGAGCGTTACAACAAGGTTGAGGTTACGGACGTCTACAGTCAGGAAGAAGAAACCGAAGAAACTCAGGCAGAAGAAGTTTCTGCTGAAGAAATTCCGGCTGAAACTGCGGCTGAAGACTCCGGTGCGGAAGAATAA